The following proteins are co-located in the Tachysurus vachellii isolate PV-2020 chromosome 19, HZAU_Pvac_v1, whole genome shotgun sequence genome:
- the LOC132862824 gene encoding uncharacterized protein LOC132862824, with protein MGCCSVTPVTKGIDDVGPDEIELLEIDGAGLWSLGESKLQFSLKNETEETPPHSPPARNLTKDERLYEASDPIPTKESAQKRISQVVLWGQTKEELHQKLYTRPVRDWEGRDLHAYGDIIYSSLVLLHNGYTKVLTERYLVLFSFHLLILALDNSAHEFIYEGILPLSAIEVKVISKQDSFAPHHMFEISGPMVDSKIFKCASGAERKIWMENIEDRRCKSLSQQLSPCHSALSYLLPCDESWKREELKRYLLRSPILQWEGSPIQHMGQPSYLSIVHISNTQRLESQERIFVLFPLDLLILSVDSQRLWVKYEGCLPRKSIRALEKSARHGRLQFELTGELMESLLVSCTYPEDYQSWIFQLQQPEKSQAFPSHTTPPLIPKKRRS; from the exons ATGGGATGTTGCAGTGTGACCCCGGTAACCAAAGGAATCGATGATGTGGGTCCAGACGAGATCGAGCTTCTGGAGATTGATGGAGCTGG GCTATGGAGTTTAGGAGAAAGCAAGCTGCAGTTTTCATTAAAGAATGAGACGGAAGAAACTCCACCTCATTCTCCACCTGCCAGGAATCTTACAAAAGACGAACGCTTATATGAG GCCTCGGATCCAATTCCTACGAAGGAGTCTGCTCAGAAAAGGATCTCACAG GTGGTACTTTGGGGCCAAACTAAAGAGGAACTACACCAAAAGCTGTATACGCGTCCAGTGCGAGACTGGGAGGGACGAGATCTCCATGCTTATGGAGACATCATTTACTCTTCTCTAGTGCTTTTACATAATGGCTACACAAAG GTTCTGACTGAAAGATATctagttcttttttcttttcatttattaatcctCGCCCTGGACAACTCAGCTCATGAGTTTATCTATGAG GGCATACTTCCTCTGTCAGCAATTGAGGTGAAAGTGATTTCTAAGCAGGACTCCTTTGCTCCACACCACATGTTCGAGATCAGCG GACCCATGGTGGACTCTAAGATTTTTAAGTGTGCCAGTGGAGCTGAACGAAAGATCTGGATGGAGAACATTGAGGACAGAAGATGCAAGTCCCTCAGTCAGCAGCTCAGCCCTTGTCACAGTGCTCTCTCCTACCtg TTGCCATGTGATGAGAGCTGGAAGAGGGAGGAGTTGAAGCGGTATCTGCTGAGGTCTCCCATATTGCAATGGGAGGGATCCCCAATCCAGCACATGGGCCAGCCATCCTACCTCTCTATAGTACACATCAGCAATACACAGAGactg GAGTCTCAGGAGCGTATCTTTGTGCTCTTTCCTCTGGATCTCCTTATCCTGTCTGTTGACAGTCAGCGGCTCTGGGTTAAATATGAG GGTTGCCTGCCAAGGAAGAGTATCAGAGCTTTGGAGAAATCTGCCCGGCATGGCAGACTTCAATTCGAGCTTACAG gagaaCTGATGGAATCTCTATTAGTCTCATGTACATACCCAGAAGACTACCAGAGCTGGATTTTCCAATTACAACAG CCTGAAAAGTCACAAGCTTTTCCTAGTCACACAACTCCACCTCTCATACCGAAGAAACGCAGAAGTTGA
- the ttll10 gene encoding LOW QUALITY PROTEIN: protein polyglycylase TTLL10 (The sequence of the model RefSeq protein was modified relative to this genomic sequence to represent the inferred CDS: inserted 5 bases in 4 codons; substituted 3 bases at 3 genomic stop codons): MSAGSRVEVVQSAEALQREDHVSTDPPIATEEWQGEAEDEEKGHLPAVLGKTETQEPVGKDKQHKRTEMEKSLGRRWDAQGTNREQVIQADGAAADSDCLVEHSRSRRVSRRAEVKHQRQAVQVHKLQRRNKSPEESKRPGTFFYFGGGNGESIVVPYCESNGWQRIYDKSRLDYGMKWCEVKSTHTYYHFREGEQLVYQIPNNRILTTKIGLLNSLREYDRVISKINHGKGQRRLEMGEFIPDTFRMDVKVEREAFFSQQDGFCDDKNNIWICKPTGLNQGRGIFLLHTPEDIAAFKARMQMLAESKTNKEIALSMSQAMIAQRYIQNPLLLKGKKFDVRSYLLIACTSPYMVFFRHGYVRLTCDLYDPKSNNLTAHLTNQYMQKRNPLYSILKEETVWSMERFNSYINDKFMVPKSLQRDWVLNVFTKRMQQIMTHCFLAVKSKLECKLGYFDLIGCDFLIDEDFKVWLLEMNCNPALHINCEVLKDVVPKTVTETLDLTLEIFNKCCSGLKLLPLSSQKDFVLLHCGDTEAMLVTRQRSRRALRTTCSKQRSXHCHFISNACPSPSLVISYNTXGAFTSQHVLRPRXNLDNEQATSFTLSSHLXSSSHTDHGEVLETGQNPPSTKSAXVVPTYMDCTXQQPEVTSVTLDLSKPDHVKAKTVIISLTISLLNDDSXITGKLMTDSGQAEQMDTQKEGWNQIGDA, translated from the exons ATGTCAGCTGGGAGCAGGGTAGAGGTTGTTCAGAGTGCTGAGGCGCTGCAGCGTGAGGATCATGTCAGCACAGACCCTCCAATAGCCACAGAGGAGTGGCAGGGGGAAGCTGAGGATGAAGAGAAGGGACACCTGCCAGCCGTTCtgggaaagacagagacacaggagCCTGTGGGCAAAGATAAACAGCACAAGAGGACGGAGATGGAGAAGTCTCTCGGGAGAAGGTGGGATGCTCAAGGGACGAACAGGGAACAGGTGATCCAGGCAGATGGCGCTGCAGCAG ACTCTGACTGCTTGGTTGAGCACTCTCGGAGTAGGCGTGTGAGTAGGAGAGCTGAAGTAAAACACCAGAGACAAGCTGTACAGGTGCACAAACTTCAGAGGAGAAACAAGAGCCCAGAAGAGTCAAAAAGACCTGGAACCTTCTTCTATTTTGGAGGAGGAAATGGGGAATCTAT AGTTGTTCCATACTGTGAGAGCAATGGCTGGCAGCGTATTTACGACAAAAGCAGACTGGATTATGGAATGAAATGGTGTGAAGTGAAATCTACCCATACTTACTACCACTTCAGAGAAG GAGAGCAGTTGGTGTACCAGATCCCAAACAACAGAATCTTGACCACAAAAATAGGTCTTCTGAACAGTCTCAGAGAGTATGACAGAGTCATCAGCAAGATCAACCATGGAAAAGGACAAAG AAGACTGGAGATGGGCGAGTTTATTCCAGACACGTTCCGTATGGATGTAAAAGTCGAGAGGGAAGCTTTCTTTTCCCAGCAAGATG GATTCTGTGATGACAAAAACAACATATGGATCTGCAAGCCAACCGGACTGAACCAGGGTCGAGGCATCTTCCTTCTTCACACACCGGAGGATATTGCAGCCTTCAAAGCCAGGATGCAGATGTTAgcagaaagcaaaacaaataagGAGATTGCTTTGAGTATGTCACAAGCAATGATTGCTCAACG GTATATCCAAAACCCTTTGCTCCTAAAAGGCAAAAAATTTGATGTAAGATCGTACTTACTTATCGCCTGCACCTCACCGTACATGGTGTTCTTTCGTCATGGTTACGTTCGGCTGACCTGTGACCTTTATGACCCCAAGTCCAACAACCTCACCGCACACTTGACCAACCAA TATATGCAGAAGCGGAATCCTCTGTACAGCATACTGAAGGAGGAGACAGTCTGGTCCATGGAGCGCTTCAACAGCTACATTAACGACAAGTTTATGGTGCCGAAGTCTTTGCAGAGAGACtgggttttaaatgttttcaca AAAAGAATGCAGCAGATTATGACTCACTGCTTTCTGGCTGTCAAATCAAAGCTGGAGTGTAAACTGGGATACTTCGATCTGATTGGTTGTGACTTTTTGATTGATGAAGACTTCAAG GTCTGGTTACTAGAGATGAACTGTAATCCTGCTCTTCACATTAACTGCGAAGTGCTCAAAGACGTGGTGCCcaaaacagtcacagaaactcTGG ACCTGACCCTGGAGATCTTCAATAAATGCTGCTCTGGCCTAAAGCTTCTGCCCCTGAGCAGTCAGAAAGATTTTGTTCTACTGCATTGTGGTGACACTGAGGCTATGTTAGTCACCAGACAGAGAAGCAGAAGAGCTCTCAGAACAACATGTTCCAAACAACGATCTTGACACTGTCACTTCATATCTAATGCATGTCCATCTCCCTCTTTGGTTATTTCATACAACA GAGGTGCTTTCACTAGCCAACATGTACTAAGGCCAAGGTAAAATTTAGATAATGAACAAGCTACCTCATTCACTTTATCCAGTCACC agtcctcctcacacaccgATCATGGTGAGGTCTTAGAAACAGGCCAGAATCCTCCGAGTACAAAATCTG GTGTCGTTCCTACATACATGGACTGCACCTAGCAGCAACCTGAAGTGACCTCTGTGACCTTGGACCTCAGCAAGCCAGATCATGTGAAGGCAAAGACTGTAATTATTTCTCTGACTATATCCCTGCTGAATGATGACTC TATCACTGGCAAACTCATGACTGACTCTGGCCAAGCAGAGCAAATGGATACTCAGAAAGAGGGTTGGAATCAAATTGGAGATGCATGA